The Camelus ferus isolate YT-003-E chromosome 4, BCGSAC_Cfer_1.0, whole genome shotgun sequence genome has a segment encoding these proteins:
- the LOC102520710 gene encoding prorelaxin-like isoform X2, producing MPSSITKDAETLTTMLEFTPNLPQELTATLSERQPSAEPQQPALKDSNLNFEEFKKIIFDRQNEEEDESLSELKNLGLDKHSRKKRQLQMTLGERCCQKGCSRKEMATAC from the coding sequence ATGCCATCCTCCATCACCAAAGATGCAGAAACCTTAACTACGATGTTGGAATTCACCCCTAATTTGCCACAGGAGCTGACGGCCACACTGTCTGAGAGGCAGCCATCGGCAGAGCCACAACAACCTGCTTTAAAGGATTCAAATCTTAATTTCgaagaatttaagaaaatcatttttgacAGACAAAATGAGGAAGAAGACGAGAgtctttcagaattaaaaaacTTAGGCTTAGATAAACATTCCCGAAAAAAGAGACAGTTACAAATGACACTGGGTGAGAGATGTTGTCAAAAAGGTTGTAGCAGAAAAGAAATGGCTACAGCATGCTGA
- the LOC102520710 gene encoding prorelaxin-like isoform X1 has translation MPRLLLSHLLGVWLLLSQLPKETSGERSNDFVKACGRELVRLWIEICGSVSWGRPAPRPAPRPAPKPALRPALSQDKKPRLRSGPPAEIMPSSITKDAETLTTMLEFTPNLPQELTATLSERQPSAEPQQPALKDSNLNFEEFKKIIFDRQNEEEDESLSELKNLGLDKHSRKKRQLQMTLGERCCQKGCSRKEMATAC, from the exons ATGCCGCGCCTGCTCTTGTCCCACCTGCTAGGTGTCTGGCTGCTACTGAGCCAACTTCCTAAGGAGACCTCAGGCGAGCGTTCAAACGACTTCGTTAAGGCATGCGGCCGCGAATTAGTCCGCCTCTGGATCGAAATCTGTGGCTCTGTCTCCTGGGGGAGGCCGGCTCCGAGACCGGCTCCGAGACCGGCTCCAAAACCCGCTCTGAGACCCGCTCTGAGCCAGGACAAGAAGCCTCGGCTGAGATCTGGACCGCCAGCAG AAATCATGCCATCCTCCATCACCAAAGATGCAGAAACCTTAACTACGATGTTGGAATTCACCCCTAATTTGCCACAGGAGCTGACGGCCACACTGTCTGAGAGGCAGCCATCGGCAGAGCCACAACAACCTGCTTTAAAGGATTCAAATCTTAATTTCgaagaatttaagaaaatcatttttgacAGACAAAATGAGGAAGAAGACGAGAgtctttcagaattaaaaaacTTAGGCTTAGATAAACATTCCCGAAAAAAGAGACAGTTACAAATGACACTGGGTGAGAGATGTTGTCAAAAAGGTTGTAGCAGAAAAGAAATGGCTACAGCATGCTGA
- the INSL6 gene encoding insulin-like peptide INSL6 yields the protein MPPLLRICLLWLGLLLVRFSRELNDISRARKLCGRHLLEEIVKLCGNVSWSHFEEGNPFTQLLPQAMEKVETFIPDRLESPQTTFPVWGRGTDTVSTSASQEEAINNLKMQSLAEYQYRKANLPFKTRQEVFSSSEDINSYIREIVDFQKKSKNKIKTVSHLFWGNHPQRKRRGYSEKCCLKGCTKEELNIACLPYIDYTNLKKEALAFVTEIY from the exons ATGCCGCCGCTGCTCAGAATTTGTCTGCTGTGGCTCGGGCTCCTGCTGGTTCGTTTCTCCCGTGAGCTGAACGACATTAGCAGAGCCAGGAAGTTGTGCGGCAGGCACCTGCTAGAAGAAATAGTAAAACTCTGCGGCAATGTTAGTTGGAGCCACTTTGAGGAGGGAAATCCTTTCACACAGCTTCTTCCCCAGGCTATGGAGAAGGTTGAAACTTTCATCCCCGATCGGTTGGAAAGCCCCCAAACCACCTTCCCGGTATGGGGGAGAGGCACAGACACAG tCTCTACTTCTGCCTCTCAGGAAGAAGCAATAAACAATTTGAAGATGCAGTCGCTGGCCGAGTATCAGTACAGAAAGGCCAACTTGCCTTTTAAGACAAGACAGGAGGTATTTTCCTCGTCAGAAGATATCAATTCATATATTCGTGAGATTGTagattttcagaagaaaagtaaaaacaaaattaaaaccgTAAGCCATTTGTTTTGGGGGAATCATCCCCAAAGAAAACGCAGAGGATACTCAGAAAAATGTTGTCTGAAAGGATGTACAAAAGAAGAACTTAATATTGCATGCCTTCCATATATTGATTATACAAACTTAAAGAAAGAAGCATTGGCATTTGTGACTGAGATATACTAA